A region of the Oncorhynchus clarkii lewisi isolate Uvic-CL-2024 chromosome 29, UVic_Ocla_1.0, whole genome shotgun sequence genome:
GGAACCAAGTGGTCATCAGAACATGCATCTGTCAGAGTGCTCTCTATCAGTGCTACTCACCTGCTTGGATGTCAGCTGGTAGTGTGGTTGAAACGGCCACCCCGAGGACAGGGGGGACTGGTAGGGTGGCTGCAGGGGGCTGGAAGCAGCTCTGCACCTCGTCCGCCACAAAGGCACAGACAGAGCTCATATAAAAAGGGCTCTGGAGGTCATCCGTGGAGAAAGACTGACTGATTCTCCCGAGGATCGACCGCACAGAGTCAAAAGCAGCAGCCCGGGAGAAAGGGATGTGAAGGGAAGGGTCCTTTAACATGCAGGAGAGCTTCTCCACTACGGCCGCCACCATGCCCACGGCCATCCCACCTATTAGGATTGTGTGCTCTGAATGGTCTTCCTGAAGCCACAGGGCCAGGAGGAGCCTgggcaccacctccaccaccacctgagATGGGCTGAGCAGGTTGCTACTGGGCTCATTGGACTGCTCGCCCAGAATGCTCCTCACAGCTCTCTCCACGATGCTGTGGACCTTAGGATCGCTGAAATCAACAAAAAGGAGAAGACAATGCTAAACGATGTGCAATGTGCTCACAGAGAACACTGTCTTAGTCTGTTTCTGCGTAGTTCCAGATGTGTAGATAAATGGATCAAGTCATATGCAGGGCAGTACATGGAACTCACATGTCAGCTGGCGAGTTGGGGTGCATGGAGCGGCGGAGCTTGCAGAAAGCCTCGTGCTCTATGTCCATCATTTTTAGGCAAGTGTTTACTTCCCAGGCCTGCAGTATGAAACAGGAAGTCCCATTAGTGTAATTTCACAACAGGTCTATTCTGCTGTGCTAACTTGTTGTTGAAAGGCTAGTAAAGAGCTCACTAACTTGTAGTGTCTCTAACTCTCATTCTCTTACCAGCCGAGCGAGGTCGTTTCCCTCCTCCAGGGTTTCCTTCCACACCCTTCAAATAAAACACTTAAACTTTCCTGGCTTCTGATTTTTCTGTTGTTTATTTTATCCACACCTCCTGGAGtgctgctggtggcagggaatggCAGTGAAGGTGAGTGCTGACATGGTACTCACCTCTCCCTAAGGGATTTTTTGCCCTGAGACACCAGCCAGTTGCTCATGTGCTCCGTGGTGACATGGGGAGGGACCTGGCCTTGACTCTGGAGCAGCATAGGAAATACATAGGAAATTGTTTATTTACCTGGTAGCAGCCAAGCGTCACGTCCACAGACGTCTCATGGCGGAGGTGAGACGCATAGTGGGTCACCCTGCCAGCCAcacgctgacagagagagaatacatattAAGGCCAAATGGAATAAGTGAAGAAAAATCTAATACTATTTCAGTAGTATTTACGTCTTACCTGGATCCAAGTGATGGACTGCACTTTGGTGGCACAGTAGGGCATGCCCTCTAGACTAAGCCAGGCTGTCTCCTTGGAGATGGCCCACACCAGTTGAGTCTCCAGGCCTCTCACCCTACTCACGTGGTGCATCCTCACCACCACCTGCTGTTGAGATAAACAACAAGACAACATCAACAAAACCACTCCAGCAATTGCTGTGACACATATCCACCAAGATCAAATGACTGACAATGTAGATTAGGATTAGCTAGTTTCAATGACACATACCTGGGATCCCCCACGCATGTAGGTGATGATGGGGC
Encoded here:
- the LOC139387776 gene encoding uncharacterized protein; the protein is MMDIEHEAFCKLRRSMHPNSPADIDPKVHSIVERAVRSILGEQSNEPSSNLLSPSQVVVEVVPRLLLALWLQEDHSEHTILIGGMAVGMVAAVVEKLSCMLKDPSLHIPFSRAAAFDSVRSILGRISQSFSTDDLQSPFYMSSVCAFVADEVQSCFQPPAATLPVPPVLGVAVSTTLPADIQADPASSHLEVVDITPNTEADQASFHLEVLDITRKTEADPASSHLEVEDITTNTEADPASSHLEVVDITSNTEADQASSHLERQIRLLPT